In Roseovarius arcticus, the genomic stretch GGCGATCGCACGCTATCTCTGAGGGCAACATGCTGGCAGTTCTTTCTGATCGGACCTATCGGCATCTTTTTCTGGCGCAGGTCGTAGCGCTGCTTGGTACGGGCTTGGCGACAATGGCGCTCGGCCTGCTGGCTTACGATCTCGTCGAAGAGCGAGCGGGCCTCGTTCTGGGCACGATTTTTACAATCAAAATGGTGGCCTATGTTGGTATTGCGCCTATCGCTAGTGCGTTCGCCGACCGTGTGCCTCGCCGCGCAATGCTTGTGACATTGGACCTTGTGCGCGCGGGCGTGGCATTTGCGCTCCCTTTCGTCACCGAAATCTGGCAGGTCTATGTCCTGATTTTCCTTTTGCAATCGGCCTCGGCTGCGTTCACGCCCACGTTTCAAGCCACAATCCCAGACATCCTGCCGGACGAAGCGCGCTACACCCGTGCGCTCTCGTTGTCGCGACTGGCATATGACCTGGAGAATATCCTTTCCCCTGCTCTGGCCGCATTGCTGCTTACGGTCATGAGCTACAACACTCTGTTTCTTGGGACTGTCGTCGGATTTTCCGCGTCAGCGCTTCTGGTGGTTTCGGTTATCTTGCCCGGCCCCAAGGGGAAGGAACCGCGCGGGATTTACGACCGGATAACACGGGGCATTCGCATCTACCTCGCCACACCGCGCCTGCGGGGTCTTCTCGCTCTGAA encodes the following:
- a CDS encoding MFS transporter; protein product: MLAVLSDRTYRHLFLAQVVALLGTGLATMALGLLAYDLVEERAGLVLGTIFTIKMVAYVGIAPIASAFADRVPRRAMLVTLDLVRAGVAFALPFVTEIWQVYVLIFLLQSASAAFTPTFQATIPDILPDEARYTRALSLSRLAYDLENILSPALAALLLTVMSYNTLFLGTVVGFSASALLVVSVILPGPKGKEPRGIYDRITRGIRIYLATPRLRGLLALNLAVSSAGAMVLVNSVVLVRGQLGLGNTALAWTMFAFGAGSMISALALPRLLDRFPDRPVMMSGAWMMIAALLGIAGAVWSTGLNWPLLLAVWLLIGVGTSAVVTPSGRLLRRSAHPEDRPAIFAAQFALSHACWLLTYPLSGWLMTAFGTVPALTVLALLSAAGVILSILMWPARTSSEIAHSHRDLPPDHPHLQSHGVRGHSHAIIIDDLHRHWPMRS